One window of the Tetragenococcus koreensis genome contains the following:
- a CDS encoding CYTH domain-containing protein, with protein sequence MSQQTEIEFKILLTNDDYNRIVHYYQLQSENFHTQKNCYFDTPDQKLAANHCGLRIRQLASYGELTLKTPEEVGLLETTDQLSAEQTQKFIDQQKILPTGNVANKLRDYNIAAEDLTLFAELTTKRAEFPINEGLLALDESWYSDQHDYELELEVENSKKGKQDFQNLLAKFNLSYKPAENKIVRAAQAQK encoded by the coding sequence ATGAGCCAACAAACAGAAATCGAATTCAAGATTTTATTAACAAATGATGATTATAACCGGATTGTCCACTATTATCAATTACAATCTGAAAATTTCCATACGCAAAAAAATTGTTATTTTGATACACCAGACCAAAAATTAGCAGCCAACCATTGCGGTTTGCGAATCAGACAATTAGCTAGCTACGGAGAGCTTACTTTAAAAACGCCTGAAGAAGTTGGGCTGCTTGAAACAACAGATCAATTAAGTGCAGAACAAACGCAAAAGTTCATTGACCAACAAAAAATCCTACCAACTGGTAATGTGGCGAACAAATTACGTGATTATAATATCGCAGCTGAAGATTTAACTTTATTTGCTGAGTTAACCACAAAACGAGCAGAGTTTCCAATAAATGAAGGTTTACTTGCACTTGATGAAAGCTGGTACAGTGACCAACACGATTACGAGTTAGAGTTGGAAGTCGAAAACTCAAAAAAGGGCAAGCAAGATTTCCAAAACCTTTTAGCTAAGTTTAACCTTTCTTATAAACCAGCAGAAAATAAAATTGTGCGAGCTGCTCAAGCTCAAAAGTAA
- a CDS encoding copper homeostasis protein CutC gives MLLKEFCAENYTNLPAAIANGAKRIELCDNLSVGGTTPSTGVIEESLAYASEKGVPLMTMIRPRAGDYIYNDIELRIMETDLIEAKKLGVDGVVLGCLTPNNWLDEEALERLIEAAAGLQITFHMAFDQILAERQYEAIDWLSEREITRILTHGGPSHTLITENTQHLIDLINHADNRLTVLPGGGITAENAEEVANTLGVNEVHGTKIIPVES, from the coding sequence ATGTTATTAAAAGAATTTTGTGCAGAAAATTATACTAATCTTCCAGCAGCGATTGCAAATGGCGCTAAACGAATCGAACTTTGCGATAATCTCAGCGTTGGAGGAACCACGCCAAGTACGGGTGTAATAGAAGAAAGCCTAGCTTATGCTAGTGAAAAGGGTGTCCCTCTCATGACTATGATCCGCCCTCGAGCTGGTGATTATATCTATAATGACATTGAGCTGCGTATTATGGAAACCGACCTGATTGAAGCTAAAAAATTAGGCGTTGATGGCGTAGTCTTAGGTTGTTTGACACCTAACAACTGGTTAGATGAAGAAGCCTTGGAACGTTTGATTGAAGCTGCAGCAGGTTTGCAAATCACTTTTCATATGGCCTTTGACCAAATTCTAGCAGAACGTCAATATGAAGCCATTGATTGGTTAAGTGAACGTGAAATAACACGTATTTTAACCCACGGCGGTCCTAGCCATACTTTGATCACTGAAAATACTCAGCACCTCATTGATTTGATCAACCATGCTGATAACCGGCTTACCGTCTTGCCAGGCGGTGGTATTACAGCAGAAAATGCTGAAGAAGTTGCTAATACGTTAGGTGTAAACGAAGTTCATGGGACAAAAATTATTCCAGTGGAAAGCTGA
- a CDS encoding tRNA (cytidine(34)-2'-O)-methyltransferase, whose product MNHVALFEPLIPNNTGNISRSCAATNSPLHLIEPLGFSTDDKHLKRAGLDYWDNVDITYHKNLEDFLAVVGDQPLHLITKFAHKIYSEENFDDGQDHYFLFGKETTGLPEEFMRENEEKCLRLPMNDTHVRSLNLANTVITVVYEALRQQDYPNLELTHHYDNDELTELKEAVTNAQKQGKKVAVIFNNNAGGDAAENALQFKDLLQLDFENLNPSQLDLF is encoded by the coding sequence TTGAACCATGTTGCTTTATTTGAACCATTAATCCCGAATAATACGGGAAATATTTCTAGAAGTTGTGCAGCTACTAATTCGCCATTACATTTGATTGAACCACTTGGTTTTTCAACAGATGATAAGCATTTAAAACGGGCTGGCCTAGATTATTGGGATAATGTAGATATTACCTATCACAAAAATCTAGAAGATTTTTTAGCTGTAGTGGGAGATCAACCACTACATTTAATTACAAAGTTTGCGCACAAAATTTATAGCGAGGAAAACTTTGACGATGGACAGGACCACTATTTTCTTTTCGGGAAAGAAACGACTGGATTACCCGAAGAATTTATGCGTGAAAATGAGGAAAAATGTTTACGCCTGCCAATGAACGATACACATGTACGTTCGCTAAACTTAGCAAATACAGTGATTACTGTCGTTTATGAAGCTTTACGGCAACAAGATTATCCTAACTTGGAATTGACCCACCACTATGATAATGATGAATTAACCGAGCTTAAAGAAGCAGTTACTAATGCCCAAAAGCAAGGAAAAAAAGTTGCTGTTATTTTCAATAATAATGCAGGCGGCGATGCAGCGGAAAATGCGTTGCAATTTAAAGATCTATTACAACTTGATTTTGAGAATTTGAACCCTAGCCAGTTGGATTTGTTTTAA
- the mgtE gene encoding magnesium transporter, whose amino-acid sequence MDETQELEVRFAQLKKDLKENNLPDFRENFLEMHIYEQSQFYQTLDENERQLVYAYLSPRELAEMFDVLEEDNENIKDYLGEMRAGYASDMLAQMYTDNAVDLLNTLNKKQMGKYLSLMDAEDAAEIKELLHYEDETAGAIMTTEFVSIVANQTVRSAMYVLKRVAKEAETIYYTYVVDQDNYLVGVISLRDLLVSDDDEMIADILNDRIISVHVGDDQEDVAQTFRDYDFLALPVTDYEDHLLGIVTVDDIIDVIDDEAASDYSGLAGVNVEEVHENPVKAASKRLPWLITLLFLGMATASLINRYEELVSEASILAAFITLITGTAGNAGTQSLAVAVRRLAFNDNKAKSYLQTILSEILTGLVTGFVTGLTILAIVWVWQGNPILGFVIGMAMMCAITVANLAGSLIPMLMDKLGFDPAVASGPFITTLSDLTSVLIYFNIASLFMNYFIG is encoded by the coding sequence TTGGATGAAACACAAGAATTGGAAGTACGTTTTGCTCAATTAAAAAAGGATTTAAAAGAGAATAATTTACCGGATTTTCGGGAAAACTTCCTAGAGATGCATATCTATGAACAAAGTCAGTTCTACCAAACATTGGATGAGAACGAACGACAACTTGTCTACGCCTATCTGTCACCCCGCGAGTTAGCAGAGATGTTTGATGTGCTTGAAGAAGATAATGAAAATATAAAAGATTATCTAGGTGAAATGCGCGCTGGTTATGCAAGTGACATGTTAGCACAAATGTATACTGATAACGCTGTGGACTTATTGAATACCTTGAATAAAAAACAAATGGGAAAATATTTGAGTTTGATGGACGCAGAGGATGCTGCAGAAATCAAAGAATTGTTGCATTATGAAGATGAGACTGCCGGCGCGATTATGACCACTGAATTTGTTTCAATCGTCGCTAATCAAACCGTACGTTCGGCTATGTATGTACTAAAAAGAGTCGCAAAAGAAGCAGAAACCATTTACTATACCTATGTGGTTGACCAAGATAATTATTTAGTTGGAGTTATTTCACTGAGAGATTTACTTGTCAGTGATGATGACGAAATGATTGCTGATATTTTAAATGACCGGATTATTTCTGTTCATGTAGGCGATGACCAAGAAGATGTCGCTCAAACCTTCCGTGATTATGATTTTTTGGCTTTACCAGTTACTGATTATGAAGATCACTTATTAGGGATTGTTACTGTCGATGATATTATTGACGTTATCGATGACGAAGCAGCGAGCGACTACTCTGGTTTAGCTGGGGTTAATGTAGAAGAAGTGCACGAAAACCCAGTAAAGGCAGCATCCAAACGCTTGCCTTGGTTGATTACATTACTTTTTTTAGGTATGGCAACGGCGAGTTTAATTAATCGTTATGAAGAGCTGGTTAGTGAAGCTAGTATTTTAGCAGCTTTTATAACGCTTATCACAGGAACGGCCGGTAACGCAGGTACACAATCTTTGGCCGTGGCTGTTCGCAGGTTGGCTTTTAATGATAATAAAGCAAAAAGCTATTTGCAGACGATATTGAGTGAGATTTTGACTGGATTGGTCACAGGTTTTGTTACTGGTTTGACCATTTTAGCCATTGTTTGGGTATGGCAGGGCAATCCTATACTGGGTTTTGTCATAGGTATGGCGATGATGTGTGCTATTACAGTAGCTAACTTAGCAGGAAGCTTGATTCCAATGCTTATGGATAAGCTAGGTTTTGATCCGGCAGTTGCCAGTGGTCCTTTTATCACAACTTTGAGTGATTTAACTAGCGTTTTAATCTATTTTAATATTGCCAGTCTATTTATGAATTATTTTATTGGTTAA
- a CDS encoding GTP pyrophosphokinase — translation MEKNWENILAPYEQAVTELKVKLRGIRKEFREKNEHVPIEFVTGRVKPVDSILAKSKLRNIPFDRLESEMSDIAGLRIMCQFVEDIYEVVQILRSRKDMKVIVERDYVTNSKQSGYRSYHLVIEYPVQLVEGPRDLLVEIQIRTLAMNFWATIEHSLNYKYQGDFPEEISNRLIRAAEAAYRLDEEMSSIREEIQEAQHLFSHGKRERHAADHSNEKDRKEIHDD, via the coding sequence ATGGAAAAAAATTGGGAAAATATATTAGCTCCTTACGAGCAAGCCGTTACTGAGCTTAAAGTTAAATTACGGGGAATTCGCAAAGAGTTTCGCGAAAAAAATGAACATGTGCCGATTGAATTTGTAACCGGACGTGTCAAACCAGTCGATAGTATTTTAGCAAAATCAAAATTGCGTAATATTCCTTTTGATCGATTAGAAAGTGAAATGTCAGATATTGCTGGCTTAAGAATCATGTGTCAATTTGTTGAGGATATTTATGAAGTGGTTCAAATTTTGCGTAGCCGTAAAGATATGAAAGTAATTGTAGAAAGAGACTATGTAACAAATAGCAAACAAAGTGGTTATCGTTCTTATCATTTAGTAATTGAGTATCCCGTCCAATTAGTCGAAGGACCACGTGATCTTTTGGTTGAAATCCAAATCCGTACACTGGCAATGAATTTTTGGGCAACCATTGAACATTCATTAAATTATAAATATCAAGGCGATTTTCCAGAAGAAATTAGCAATCGTTTAATCCGTGCGGCAGAAGCGGCGTATCGCTTAGATGAAGAAATGTCGAGTATTCGTGAAGAAATTCAAGAAGCTCAACACCTTTTTTCTCACGGTAAGAGGGAAAGACACGCAGCAGATCATTCCAATGAAAAAGATAGAAAGGAGATACACGATGACTGA
- a CDS encoding NAD kinase, with amino-acid sequence MTEGKVAIIQNKQEASSAANNKLTALLKEANYTIDQNDPDIVISIGGDGTFLSAFHEFDHKLDRIRFLGVHTGHLGFYTDWRDFELEELVSNLSNDENPPISYPLLDVQVKYYDQKKPQRFLALNEATIKRATRTMVADVYIKDEIFERFRGDGLSVSTPTGSTAYNKSVGGAVLHPRINAFQLAEIASLNNRVFRTLGSPIIISDSEWLEISLEESSDYMVTIDRFTVEHDEIESISFKIADERVHFASYRHMHFWRRVKDSFIGEV; translated from the coding sequence ATGACTGAAGGAAAAGTAGCGATTATCCAAAATAAACAAGAGGCTTCATCTGCTGCTAACAACAAGTTGACCGCACTTTTAAAAGAAGCAAATTACACCATTGACCAAAATGATCCGGATATTGTCATCTCTATCGGAGGAGACGGCACCTTTCTTTCGGCATTTCACGAGTTTGACCACAAGCTAGACCGTATTCGATTTTTAGGTGTACATACAGGGCACTTAGGTTTTTATACGGATTGGCGTGATTTTGAACTAGAAGAGTTGGTGTCTAACTTATCAAATGATGAAAATCCGCCAATCAGCTATCCGCTATTAGATGTGCAGGTAAAATACTATGATCAAAAGAAGCCACAACGATTTTTAGCATTAAATGAAGCGACGATTAAACGTGCTACTCGTACCATGGTAGCAGATGTTTATATTAAAGATGAGATATTTGAACGTTTCAGAGGAGATGGGCTATCGGTTTCTACACCGACTGGTTCAACTGCTTATAACAAAAGCGTAGGCGGTGCTGTACTACATCCAAGGATTAATGCTTTTCAATTAGCAGAAATTGCTTCTTTGAACAACCGGGTGTTTCGGACATTAGGTTCACCTATTATTATCTCAGATAGTGAATGGCTAGAAATTAGTTTAGAAGAAAGCAGCGATTACATGGTTACGATTGATCGCTTTACTGTTGAGCATGATGAGATCGAATCGATTTCGTTTAAAATTGCCGACGAACGTGTGCATTTTGCATCGTATCGCCACATGCATTTCTGGCGTCGTGTGAAAGATTCATTTATTGGAGAAGTATAA
- a CDS encoding methyltransferase domain-containing protein, whose amino-acid sequence MKKKIQRSQEFIHTYNYLFQCPICQAKTQASQTSLCCSNGHQFDLSKKGTLYFLKHQVKSEYQKKMFEHRRVMIKSGMYQPLLEFLSAYCENEQILDVGCGEGSFLQEIAEAVELQPSVGFDIAKEAIYLATEDTHNIFWCVADLTNLPFSDQSFSTILNIFSPSNYAEFRRVLQKDGQVIKVVPQSGYLQELREAFYPNDVNKQTYSNEQVVNKFEQSFSAVTYKRLTYSFVIPEEKRASLLEMSPLEWNVSTGQKEKLKQSPLEKITIDLDVLIGKNK is encoded by the coding sequence ATGAAGAAAAAAATACAACGAAGTCAAGAATTTATCCATACTTATAATTACTTATTTCAATGCCCAATTTGCCAAGCAAAAACACAAGCTAGCCAAACGAGCTTATGCTGCAGTAATGGTCATCAATTTGACCTTTCAAAAAAGGGAACTTTATATTTTTTAAAACATCAAGTTAAATCCGAATATCAAAAAAAGATGTTTGAACATCGCCGAGTTATGATTAAAAGCGGTATGTACCAACCACTTTTAGAATTTCTATCCGCCTATTGTGAAAATGAGCAAATTTTAGATGTCGGTTGTGGCGAGGGGAGCTTCTTACAAGAAATTGCTGAAGCGGTCGAACTTCAACCAAGTGTCGGTTTTGATATTGCTAAAGAAGCTATTTATTTAGCGACTGAGGATACGCATAATATTTTTTGGTGCGTAGCAGATTTAACCAATCTGCCTTTTTCCGATCAATCTTTTTCAACTATTTTAAATATATTCTCTCCTTCAAATTATGCAGAATTTCGTCGCGTGCTGCAAAAAGATGGACAAGTCATTAAAGTCGTTCCACAAAGTGGATATTTGCAAGAATTAAGAGAAGCTTTCTATCCCAATGATGTGAACAAACAAACGTATTCAAACGAACAAGTTGTAAATAAGTTCGAACAGTCTTTTTCTGCAGTTACCTATAAAAGACTTACCTATAGTTTTGTAATTCCAGAAGAAAAACGAGCGTCATTGTTAGAAATGTCCCCTTTAGAATGGAATGTTTCTACAGGACAAAAAGAAAAATTAAAACAAAGTCCATTAGAAAAAATAACAATTGATTTAGATGTGTTAATTGGGAAGAATAAGTGA
- a CDS encoding HAD family hydrolase yields MAKEFHATFNPQKPDKPTAFTKTKALHRTDFKAEELVELLYATSAGDSEEFSELVEGLHNAIEQAKQKVLNKPSAETDPLVAQADALADILYFTYGSFVLLGVDPKPIMDIVHRANMGKLFPDGKPHYDEKTNKVLKPANWERDFAPEAKIKEELLRQTKDSGAKKRD; encoded by the coding sequence ATGGCGAAAGAATTTCATGCTACGTTTAACCCTCAAAAACCGGATAAACCTACCGCCTTTACCAAAACAAAAGCACTTCATCGAACAGATTTTAAAGCAGAAGAACTCGTTGAATTGCTATATGCAACAAGTGCAGGTGACTCAGAAGAGTTTTCTGAGTTAGTGGAAGGGCTGCATAATGCAATAGAACAAGCAAAACAAAAAGTTTTAAACAAACCATCCGCAGAAACTGACCCACTGGTAGCACAAGCAGACGCTTTGGCGGATATTTTATATTTTACTTACGGCTCTTTTGTGTTGTTAGGTGTTGATCCCAAGCCTATAATGGATATCGTTCATCGAGCGAATATGGGTAAGTTATTTCCAGATGGCAAACCACACTATGATGAAAAAACCAATAAAGTGTTAAAACCAGCCAATTGGGAGAGAGACTTTGCCCCAGAAGCTAAAATAAAAGAAGAGCTGTTGCGTCAAACGAAAGACAGTGGGGCAAAAAAGAGGGATTAG
- the pepF gene encoding oligoendopeptidase F produces the protein MSEPKKLPERNEVPEKLTWDLTKIFASDQAFEEAFTTLQEKIKQADSYRGTLGEGASAFLAAIEYLLDVSRQLETLYVYSHLKNDQDTSNTTYQALNSRAGALVTQADEELSFFEPELLSLSDETIWQYFKDEPRLEIYRHFVEQIVANRKHVLPKEQEALLAGAGEIFGASSNTFSILNNADLAFPVIEDENGEKVQLSHGVYGQLMESTDRLVRKNAFKGLYSVYKQFGNTLASTLNSHIKTHNYQAKVRHYDSARAAALSNNHIPESVYDTLVDVVNKNLKLLYRYMGLRKRLLQVDQLHMYDVYTPLLGEAPIRFTYEQAIDKAFEALTPMGEEYLSVVKKAFDERWIDVVENQGKRSGAYSSGTYDTNPYILLNWHDTLDHVFTLVHEMGHSVHSYFTQSNQPYVYGDYSIFLAEIASTTNENILTEHLLKTEEDPRVRSYVLNHYLDGFKGTVFRQTQFAEFEHFMHTEDANGTPLTSEFLNDHYGELNKRYYGDEMEDDPEIHLEWSRIPHFYYNYYVFQYATGFSAASALSQKILTEGPTALDHYLSYLKAGDSDYPIEVMKKAGVDMTKADYLEDAMHVFEERLNELELLVDELEK, from the coding sequence ATGTCAGAACCCAAAAAATTACCTGAGCGTAATGAAGTACCTGAAAAATTGACTTGGGATTTAACAAAAATCTTTGCAAGCGACCAAGCGTTTGAAGAGGCATTTACCACACTACAAGAAAAAATAAAACAAGCAGATTCTTATAGAGGAACCCTAGGTGAGGGAGCGTCAGCATTTTTGGCTGCGATTGAGTATTTATTAGATGTTTCGCGCCAATTAGAAACACTTTATGTTTATAGTCATTTAAAAAATGATCAAGATACATCAAATACTACTTATCAAGCGCTTAACTCTAGAGCAGGCGCGCTAGTTACCCAAGCTGACGAAGAATTATCGTTTTTTGAACCTGAATTGCTATCTTTAAGTGACGAAACGATTTGGCAATACTTCAAAGATGAACCAAGACTTGAGATTTATCGACACTTTGTCGAACAAATTGTGGCTAATCGAAAACATGTTTTGCCTAAAGAACAAGAGGCATTATTAGCAGGCGCGGGAGAAATTTTTGGTGCTTCTAGCAACACATTTTCTATACTGAATAATGCTGATTTAGCTTTTCCTGTCATTGAAGATGAAAACGGTGAAAAAGTGCAACTTTCTCACGGTGTTTACGGACAATTAATGGAAAGTACGGATCGTTTAGTTCGCAAAAATGCATTTAAAGGTTTGTATAGTGTGTATAAACAGTTTGGTAATACACTTGCTTCCACACTAAACTCGCACATCAAAACTCATAATTATCAAGCCAAAGTTCGCCATTATGATTCAGCTAGAGCAGCTGCATTATCAAATAATCATATACCAGAAAGTGTTTATGATACTTTAGTAGATGTTGTTAATAAGAATTTGAAATTACTTTATCGTTACATGGGGCTTAGAAAACGACTGTTGCAAGTGGATCAATTGCATATGTATGATGTTTACACGCCGCTTTTAGGAGAAGCGCCAATTCGTTTTACCTATGAACAAGCAATTGACAAAGCATTTGAGGCGTTGACTCCAATGGGCGAAGAATATTTATCTGTGGTAAAAAAAGCTTTTGATGAACGCTGGATTGATGTTGTGGAAAACCAAGGAAAACGTAGCGGCGCTTATTCATCCGGGACGTATGATACTAACCCTTATATTTTATTGAATTGGCATGATACGCTAGATCACGTGTTTACCTTGGTGCATGAGATGGGACATAGTGTTCATAGTTACTTTACCCAAAGCAATCAACCTTATGTGTACGGTGATTATTCTATTTTCTTAGCGGAAATTGCTTCAACTACCAATGAAAATATTTTGACAGAACATCTTTTAAAAACAGAAGAGGACCCTCGCGTTCGTTCGTATGTATTAAATCATTATCTAGATGGCTTCAAGGGAACTGTTTTCAGACAAACCCAGTTTGCGGAATTTGAACATTTTATGCACACAGAAGATGCTAATGGAACGCCATTAACGAGTGAATTTTTGAATGACCATTACGGCGAATTGAACAAACGTTACTATGGCGATGAAATGGAAGATGATCCAGAAATTCATCTGGAATGGTCACGGATTCCACATTTCTATTATAATTATTATGTATTCCAATATGCCACTGGTTTTTCTGCTGCTTCTGCGTTATCACAAAAAATATTAACAGAAGGGCCAACCGCCTTGGATCATTACTTGTCTTACTTGAAAGCTGGCGACAGCGATTACCCAATTGAAGTCATGAAAAAAGCGGGTGTCGATATGACAAAAGCCGATTATTTGGAAGATGCAATGCACGTTTTTGAAGAACGACTCAATGAACTAGAATTGTTGGTCGACGAATTAGAAAAGTAA
- a CDS encoding DUF2188 domain-containing protein: MVWDMNDYPTSMKNLDELVRKKAIDMGNALLQDGYPEGRAIPIATEQAQKWYDEASPEEKESFRNEKPPQKSDRHGESKRGGKLLDADVKVNYQDKQWQVISKGAKKPSETYDNKDEAIDRAKYIAKNKETKLEIYKQDGQLQETYDYSDNES, from the coding sequence ATGGTTTGGGATATGAATGATTACCCGACATCGATGAAAAATTTAGATGAACTAGTACGTAAAAAAGCCATCGATATGGGCAATGCTTTACTGCAAGATGGTTATCCAGAAGGTCGTGCTATTCCAATTGCTACAGAACAAGCACAGAAGTGGTATGATGAAGCAAGTCCAGAAGAAAAAGAATCCTTTCGTAACGAAAAGCCGCCGCAAAAAAGTGACCGGCACGGTGAGTCAAAACGAGGCGGAAAATTATTAGACGCAGATGTTAAGGTCAATTATCAAGATAAACAATGGCAGGTTATTTCAAAAGGCGCTAAAAAACCGAGTGAAACCTATGACAATAAAGATGAAGCAATTGACCGTGCAAAATATATCGCAAAAAATAAAGAAACTAAATTAGAAATTTATAAACAAGATGGTCAATTACAAGAAACGTACGATTATTCTGATAACGAATCATAA
- a CDS encoding RluA family pseudouridine synthase produces the protein MEFCYVYQKHEPQQVKFFLKEQGISKGLLAKIKFQGGKIFVNDKVENVLYSLKAEDSVRIIIPDEGSHETLLPDSASLDIVYEDEHLLVVNKPAGIPSIPAQYHPNGTMANRVKSYYQKQGYKDQVVHVVTRLDRDTSGLMLFARHGFAHALLDKELQKKQLIKKYQAIISGNLALFKQHDLINFPILRDPTSIIKRQTGANGKSAETEYWVKTRNEELALVDIQLHTGRTHQIRVHFSAAGFPLVGDDLYEGEMSFSLKRQALHCGELEFIHPFTQEKLYFRQQLPQDMEKLAKIIETR, from the coding sequence ATGGAATTTTGTTATGTATATCAAAAGCACGAACCACAGCAGGTCAAATTTTTTTTAAAAGAACAGGGAATTTCAAAAGGATTACTTGCAAAGATTAAATTTCAGGGCGGTAAAATTTTTGTTAATGACAAAGTTGAAAATGTTTTATATTCTTTAAAGGCAGAAGATAGCGTGAGAATTATCATCCCTGATGAAGGTAGCCATGAAACATTGCTTCCTGACAGCGCCTCACTTGACATCGTCTACGAAGATGAGCATCTACTAGTGGTAAATAAACCTGCTGGGATTCCTTCCATTCCTGCTCAGTATCATCCTAATGGTACGATGGCCAATCGTGTCAAATCCTATTATCAAAAACAAGGATATAAAGACCAAGTAGTTCATGTTGTAACGCGCTTGGATCGAGATACATCAGGTTTGATGTTATTTGCCAGGCACGGTTTTGCCCATGCTTTATTGGATAAAGAGTTACAAAAAAAACAACTTATAAAAAAATACCAGGCGATTATTTCTGGTAATTTAGCGTTGTTTAAACAGCATGATTTGATAAACTTTCCGATTTTGCGGGATCCAACGTCAATTATTAAGCGACAAACGGGCGCTAATGGTAAGTCAGCAGAAACTGAATACTGGGTCAAAACAAGGAATGAGGAGCTCGCTTTAGTTGATATTCAACTTCATACAGGAAGAACGCACCAGATTCGTGTTCATTTTTCCGCGGCAGGTTTTCCTTTAGTTGGAGATGATTTATACGAAGGGGAAATGTCTTTTTCGCTTAAAAGGCAGGCACTACATTGTGGAGAGTTAGAATTTATTCACCCATTTACCCAAGAGAAACTTTACTTTAGACAACAACTCCCTCAAGATATGGAGAAATTAGCGAAAATTATTGAAACGAGGTGA
- a CDS encoding HAD-IIB family hydrolase — MIKAIFFDIDGTLLTSRGRIAKSTIKAIEDAHRKGYLCGVSTARTPSSVAHILKDLHFDLFITCNGQLVYTKEQMIYAQPFEQKVLTEIVTYADEHSRQMILCGKEHSAGSWTMRLSQSTWMLPFARFIPGWFPIRKLKLLLQKHSPNRRKQRYANLAILQEPIYQCVLLSAEYETGKLEAALPNCDFKRSNPYSVDIVPKGSSKLVGLKFLTAHLDIKLNEVMVFGDHLNDIEIIQGAGVGIAMGNASTSTKQAADYVTKTNNQDGIADALRHFQLINE; from the coding sequence ATGATAAAGGCAATTTTTTTTGACATTGATGGTACACTTTTGACCAGCAGAGGACGGATTGCGAAAAGTACTATAAAAGCCATTGAAGACGCACATAGGAAGGGGTATTTATGCGGAGTTTCGACTGCTCGAACTCCCTCCAGTGTCGCTCATATTTTAAAAGATTTACATTTTGACTTATTTATCACATGTAATGGGCAATTGGTTTATACTAAAGAGCAGATGATTTATGCTCAACCCTTTGAGCAAAAGGTTTTAACTGAAATTGTAACGTATGCAGATGAACATTCGCGTCAAATGATCTTGTGTGGCAAAGAACATTCTGCTGGCAGCTGGACCATGCGTTTGAGCCAATCTACTTGGATGTTGCCTTTTGCTCGTTTTATTCCGGGTTGGTTTCCCATCCGCAAATTGAAATTATTATTACAAAAACACAGTCCTAACCGCCGAAAACAGCGCTACGCCAATCTTGCTATTTTGCAAGAGCCCATTTATCAGTGTGTGTTACTCAGTGCTGAATATGAGACAGGAAAACTAGAGGCAGCTCTGCCAAACTGTGACTTTAAACGTTCTAATCCATACTCTGTGGATATCGTACCTAAGGGCAGCTCAAAACTAGTCGGTCTCAAATTTTTAACTGCTCATTTAGATATTAAATTAAATGAAGTAATGGTCTTTGGCGATCATTTAAATGATATTGAAATTATCCAAGGAGCCGGTGTGGGAATTGCTATGGGCAATGCCTCAACAAGTACCAAACAAGCGGCTGATTATGTGACTAAAACAAATAACCAAGATGGAATTGCCGATGCATTACGGCATTTTCAATTAATTAATGAATAG